In Zingiber officinale cultivar Zhangliang chromosome 3B, Zo_v1.1, whole genome shotgun sequence, a single window of DNA contains:
- the LOC121968635 gene encoding probable transcription factor KAN4 — MASSGKDASTSPGEEGGGGNGGSSSNSTVEESDRDQRMRGVRQYVRSKNPRIRWTPELHLCFVRAVKRLGGKAKATPKLVLQLMNVKGLSIAHIKSHLQMYRSKKMDDSGHVMEHPQIMVESSEQHVYSLNKFPTLLDTCNNTNWRSDEFPWSNHRSHWVFQNQILRKAMSDAATATAANGLIRYYDLANGMVPSNPSSKTDRETLSQNVQEGSQEPDLTLSLSIGLSRKDKRPKTLGDETATDRKSSLSLFSSSS, encoded by the exons ATGGCAAGTAGTGGGAAGGACGCATCTACTAGCCCCggcgaagaaggaggaggaggaaatgGAGGGAGCTCAAGCAATAGCACCGTCGAGGAGAGTGATCGGGACCAGAGGATGAGAGGAGTGCGCCAATACGTCAGATCAAAGAACCCGAGGATTCGGTGGACGCCGGAATTGCACCTTTGCTTCGTTCGCGCAGTCAAGAGGCTTGGTGGCAAAGCCA AAGCAACACCAAAGCTGGTACTTCAGCTGATGAATGTGAAGGGACTCAGCATAGCTCATATCAAGAGTCACCTCCAG ATGTATAGAAGTAAGAAGATGGATGATTCTGGTCACG TCATGGAGCATCCACAAATAATGGTGGAAAGCAGTGAGCAACATGTGTACAGTCTCAACAAGTTTCCAACATTATTGGACACTTGTAATAACACTAATTGGAG ATCAGATGAGTTTCCTTGGAGCAACCACAGATCACATTGGGTATTCCAAAACCAAATCCTCAGAAAGGCCATGAGTGATGCTgctactgcaacagctgctaatGGATTAATAAGATATTATGATTTGGCAAATGGCATGGTACCTTCAAATCCAAGCTCCAAAACAGACAGAGAAACTCTCAGTCAAAATGTTCAAGAAGGAAGCCAAGAGCCCGATCTCACTCTATCTCTGAGTATTGGATTATCAAGGAAGGATAAAAGACCCAAAACCTTGGGAGATGAGACAGCAACAGATAGGAAGTCTTCACTCTCTTTGTTTAGTTCTTCTTCATGA